A genomic segment from Nicotiana sylvestris chromosome 1, ASM39365v2, whole genome shotgun sequence encodes:
- the LOC104210714 gene encoding leucine-rich repeat protein 2-like: MDFPSSFLFFFFLITILLSLSPAFSTNSEGNALHALRSRLSDPTNVLQSWDPTLVNPCTWFHITCDSNNHVIRLDLGNTNISGTLGPELGELKNLQYLELYRNNIGGKIPKELGNLENLISMDLYGNRFEGNIPKSFAKLKSLRFLRLNDNKLTGPIPRELTTLPNLKVFDVSNNDLCGTIPVDGPFGSFPMEGFAHNRLNGPELKGLAPYDFGCKEVKL, from the exons ATGGATTTTCCTTCctcctttctcttcttcttcttcctcatcaCCATCCTTCTATCTCTGTCCCCTGCTTTCTCCACGAATTCTGAAG GAAATGCTCTACATGCTTTGAGAAGCAGACTCTCTGACCCCACAAATGTTCTACAAAGCTGGGACCCAACACTTGTTAATCCTTGTACCTGGTTTCATATCACCTGCGACTCCAATAATCATGTTATTCGCCT gGATTTGGGCAATACTAATATTTCTGGAACATTAGGACCAGAGCTTGGTGAACTCAAGAATCTACAGTacct GGAACTTTATAGGAATAATATTGGAGGCAAAATCCCAAAGGAATTGGGTAATTTGGAAAATCTTATTAGCATGGACCTATATGGCAATAGATTTGAAGGCAATATTCCCAAGTCTTTTGCTAAATTAAAGTCTCTTAGATTTTT GCGGTTAAACGACAACAAACTAACTGGTCCGATTCCAAGGGAACTCACCACCCTCCCCAACCTTAAAGTTTT TGATGTTTCTAACAATGATCTTTGTGGAACAATCCCCGTTGATGGCCCCTTTGGAAGCTTTCCTATGGAAGG TTTTGCACACAACAGACTGAATGGACCTGAGCTGAAAGGACTAGCGCCCTATGACTTTGGATGCAAAGAGGTCAAACTATAG